ATTATTGTATTTCTATAAGCATCTGTTCTAACTGCACCAAACTCCATTTGAACATTTACAAATTTCCCCCCTTGTATTTTCTTTAATGTGTGTTCTGGCTGCTGAATATGAATCTGAACCAAACTACATTCATGTTGTCACTAATTTAACTTCTGTCAGGCTCTATTGAGTGAAGCAGCTTTAGATGGAGGATGAGCTGGCCGGTGTCAGCGCAGCCTCAGGCGATGTTAGTTTCCTCCGAGGAGGCTGATTGGTCGTCTGGGATCTGTGGCTGCTGTGACGACATGAAGCAGTGTACGTAATGCACATTTCACTCATTTGcaggaaaaaaagtcacagataCTACTTTTAAACAGCTGTGAAGTTACACCAAACTCCATTCAAATATTAGTCGATTTTACGCACATCAGGGTTCCGAGTGAGTcactctgttgttgttgttgttgttgttgtgtttacaggCTGCTTTGCATTCTGGTGTTGTCCGTGCTTCGCTTGTATAACCACCAGAGATTTCGGTCAGtgcctctgtctccctctgctgGACATGTTCAGCTGCTGCATCCCCCCCATCACCATGTCCATGAGGGCCTCTGTACGGCATCGCTACGGCATCAGGGTAGGGACACAAAGCTGTATCCTGCTTTGTTTACAGCTCATTTGTTTGTGATTAAATTGTCTATGTTTGCTGCATTCCAAGCAgtttgtgttcttgtttgtttgttagtgTTTGTGATTAAAGCACCTCCccatgctgcattcaggttagttagttagttagttacttagtttgtgtttgtgattaaAGCACCTCCccatgctgcattcaggttAGTTACTTCATTCCTTAGTTGTTATTAAAACTCTTCTCTGTGCTGCATTAAGGTTAGTTAGTTAGTCAGGgcagtttatttgtttgtttattgtttgtgcaTTCAGTGcagcttgtttgtttattgtttgtgcaTTCaggacattttatttgtttgtttattgtctgTGCATTCAGGGCAGCttgtttgttattgtttgtgcattcaggacattttgtttgtttgtttattgtttgtccATTCAGGGcagcttgtttgtttattgtttgctgtttgtgcattCAGGACAGGTTGTTTGttagtttattgtttgtttttgttgcgtTCAGGATGgcttgtttattgtttgtgcgTTCAGGTcagcttgtttgtttgctgtttgtttttgttgcattctGGGCtggttgtttgtttattgtttgtttttggtgcattcagggcaggttgtttgtttgtttattgttgttttttggtgcaTTCAGGGCTCCCTGTGCAGAGACTGTGTGTGCTCCACCTGCTGTCTGCCCTGCGTTTGGTGTCAAATGTCCACAGAAATGAAGAAGGGGAAACTTCCCACCACGCTGAGTGACATCATCGGCCGCCGATGACATCATCGCTCTGACATCACTGTTCCCACTCCGTCCGTCCTAACGCAGATCGAATGTGACCGCTGTGGAGTAAAAAACAATAATCAATAGTGTTTGTGCTGCTTGTTTACATAATAATAT
This genomic stretch from Acanthochromis polyacanthus isolate Apoly-LR-REF ecotype Palm Island chromosome 17, KAUST_Apoly_ChrSc, whole genome shotgun sequence harbors:
- the LOC110970295 gene encoding cornifelin homolog B-like, with the translated sequence MSWPVSAQPQAMLVSSEEADWSSGICGCCDDMKQCCFAFWCCPCFACITTRDFGQCLCLPLLDMFSCCIPPITMSMRASVRHRYGIRGSLCRDCVCSTCCLPCVWCQMSTEMKKGKLPTTLSDIIGRR